In Comamonas koreensis, the genomic stretch TCGAGTGCCCATCGACCATCTCCATCACGATGATGAAGGCCGTGAGCGGCGCTTGCGTAACGGCGGCCAGGAACGCGGCCATGCCCATCGCAATCAAGGCGGGGGCGATGTCGCTGCCCAGCATCAGCGAGACGTTGTGGCCCACACCTGCGCCAATCGACAGCGAGGGCGCGAAGATCCCGCCAGGCACGCCCACCCAGGCAGACAGCCAGGTGGCGATGAATTTGAGCGTCACATACAGCGCAGGCAACTCGGCCTCTCCCGCCAGCATGTGCTTGACTTCTTCCGAACCGGCGCCAAAGGTGGCGCCGCTGGTGGACAGGCCGATGACGGCAATCAGCAAGCCGCCAGCAGCTGCAAAGCGGATGGGATACTGCGCGCGCAGGCGGTTGAGGCGCTCTGGCGCGCCGGTCAGGGACGCGGCCATGAGCTTGGCAAACAGGCCCCCCAATACGCCGCAGCTCAAGGCCACACAGATTCCGGGCAGCAGTGCGTGCCAGTTGAGGCTGGGCACCTGGATGCGCCCAAAATAGTTCAGGTTGCCAAATGCGGAAACGCCCATCAGACCGGCCAGCACGATGGCGGCAATGATCAGGCCGCTGGCGCGAGATTCCAGCTTGCGGGACAGCTCCTCAATGGCGAAAACGATCCCTGCCAGCGGCGCATTGAAGGCGGCTGCAATGCCCGCTGCACCGCCTGCCACCAGCAGCGCATGGCTGGTGATGCCCGAGCGCGGACCAAACCAGCGCTTGGCATGGTGCATGACGCCGGCGGCCACCTGCACGGACGGCCCTTCGCGGCCAATCGACAGCCCCGCCAGAAACCCGAGGCCAGCCAGCGCAATCTTGCAGGCGGACAGCCACAGCGAGACAAAGCGGCTGCGCTGCTGGTCATTGAGCGCCGTCTCTTGCGCGGCCATGACCTGTGGAATGCCC encodes the following:
- a CDS encoding chloride channel protein, whose amino-acid sequence is MQQEPDFVQNLRQEFGDGWRWVERCIVLAYAAAAGLCVVGFTMVAEKAFDWFMHIYHWQGGWAVLLWTPCLTAAIVWATRRWAPGAAGSGIPQVMAAQETALNDQQRSRFVSLWLSACKIALAGLGFLAGLSIGREGPSVQVAAGVMHHAKRWFGPRSGITSHALLVAGGAAGIAAAFNAPLAGIVFAIEELSRKLESRASGLIIAAIVLAGLMGVSAFGNLNYFGRIQVPSLNWHALLPGICVALSCGVLGGLFAKLMAASLTGAPERLNRLRAQYPIRFAAAGGLLIAVIGLSTSGATFGAGSEEVKHMLAGEAELPALYVTLKFIATWLSAWVGVPGGIFAPSLSIGAGVGHNVSLMLGSDIAPALIAMGMAAFLAAVTQAPLTAFIIVMEMVDGHSMVLSLMAAAMLASLVSRMIARPLYETLANYMLSQVQSTQPPPAEQAVQKPAASS